Within the Butyrivibrio sp. AE3004 genome, the region ACAGAGTTCCTCATATGATCCATAGTAATTCTTTATCTTGAATTCCTTAGCAAAATTTTCAGCCTTCTCTATCGTTCTTGAAGCAACCGCATGACATACCACACCCCGCATTCCCTGAATAGTCCTTGCCATCGTTCCTGCAATTTCCCCGGTTCCCATTATTCCGACTTTTCTCTTATCAAACATATATAATTCCTTCTTTCTTTAGTTTCAATCATGTTGTACTAGTGCTAAAAACGCGCAGCATTTTCACAGCTGCGCGTTTATTAGAAATCTCATTCTTTTGTAAGGAACTCAGATTTAATGTATCCTGTCTTACCGTTATATTCGACCTTAGCCCATCCGCTGGCATATTGCTCCTTAACATTTACAAAATCGCCTTTGTAGATGTTATCAACAATCTCTGAATCAGTGCTCTGTCCCTTACGAAGTCTGACAGCATCAGATACCTGCATCTTACCGGTGTCATAAACACTGACTTTTCCTGAATTAGACTCATTCTCTGTAGTCTCTTCCTTTTTCTCTTCGGTCTTCTCTTCAGCCTTTTGCTCTGTAGTCTCTTCTGTTGCAGGCTGTTCAGCATTCTCAGTATCGCCTGCAGCTGCCTGATCCTCAGTAACCTCGGTGAAATATTCACTCTTTACAAATGCTTCACCACCATTATATTCAATCTTACTCCAACCATTTTCCAGAGCTGCAATTCTGGTAAATACCTGATCTATCTCTGTCTTACCAATCTTATCGGCAGTTTCGGAATCTGAGCTTCTGATATTTACAACATCCGTTGCCTTAATCTTGGTAACAACAGCTGTCTGAGCTTCTTCTGCAGGCTGTTCTCCATTTTCACCCTCTGCAGATTGCTCGGTAGCTTCACCCTCAGCGGGCTGCTCGGTAACTTCGCCCTCGGCAGGCTGTTCTCCATTCTCACCCTCTGCAGCTTCCGGATTTTCAGCAGTCGCATCCGGAACCACAGTTTCACCGGACTCAATAGCCGCAAGTGCTTCACCTACCGAAACCTGGATACTAGCGCTCATATCAGACAGAAACTGAGCCAGTCCCTCATTTCCTGCAATAATATCGTTA harbors:
- a CDS encoding SH3 domain-containing protein — translated: MNFKGMNFNKKNNEPENPFAAQDKRTFWEFITDNKKIVMPIILVVAVALTVVIALNANNRTISTDTQDGQVTVDENGSYIVPEVDLEKNAYEAINDLMSKYFTAYASGDMETIKSIYTGLESTEELRLKEVSKYINQIPTVDVYTKPGPVDGSYVAYAYTEVLFQGYDTPLPGMQTMYVCTDENGNLYINGDVVDDKITEYISNISLQADVVDLNNSVAANYNDIIAGNEGLAQFLSDMSASIQVSVGEALAAIESGETVVPDATAENPEAAEGENGEQPAEGEVTEQPAEGEATEQSAEGENGEQPAEEAQTAVVTKIKATDVVNIRSSDSETADKIGKTEIDQVFTRIAALENGWSKIEYNGGEAFVKSEYFTEVTEDQAAAGDTENAEQPATEETTEQKAEEKTEEKKEETTENESNSGKVSVYDTGKMQVSDAVRLRKGQSTDSEIVDNIYKGDFVNVKEQYASGWAKVEYNGKTGYIKSEFLTKE